Proteins found in one Nitrospiria bacterium genomic segment:
- a CDS encoding ABC transporter permease has translation MDEHVKRIEPNLKADLQSSSETPFQEFLKNLRKDHFAMTGMVILFVLFFAAIGGKALTEWTLFFDPSTVRLTDKFLPPLSSPSDLLPKEAFPRFGIYILGTDELGRDVFARMLQGSFVSLSIGFVAVGISTFIGILLGGLSGYYGNIRLGFIRIDTLIMRFTDVMLCFPTFFLILTVVALLPPSIYNIMIVIGITSWMGTARFVRAEFLTLREQDFVSAARVLALPEWRIIFLHMVPNAMAPVLVSATISVATAILTESALSFLGFGVQPPDATWGNILSDGKGFIFDAPWLFFIPGMAILVVVLAFNLVGEGMREAINPKLQRNN, from the coding sequence ATGGATGAACATGTGAAAAGAATTGAACCAAACCTAAAAGCGGACCTTCAAAGTTCCTCGGAAACCCCTTTTCAAGAATTTCTAAAAAACTTAAGAAAAGACCATTTTGCAATGACCGGGATGGTCATTCTTTTTGTGCTTTTCTTCGCTGCCATTGGAGGAAAAGCCTTAACCGAATGGACACTTTTTTTTGATCCTTCAACTGTGCGATTGACCGATAAATTTCTTCCCCCTCTCTCCTCTCCCTCAGACCTTCTACCCAAGGAAGCGTTTCCCCGTTTTGGAATATATATTTTAGGAACCGATGAGCTAGGTCGAGACGTTTTTGCCAGAATGTTGCAGGGGTCATTTGTATCACTTTCAATCGGATTTGTGGCCGTGGGAATTTCAACCTTTATCGGAATCTTATTGGGGGGGTTATCAGGGTATTATGGGAATATTCGGCTGGGGTTTATCAGAATTGACACATTGATTATGAGATTTACGGATGTCATGCTCTGCTTTCCTACTTTTTTCCTGATTCTCACGGTTGTGGCTCTACTTCCTCCAAGCATTTACAATATTATGATTGTGATCGGAATAACCAGTTGGATGGGAACAGCCCGTTTTGTTCGTGCAGAATTTTTAACGCTTCGAGAGCAGGACTTCGTGTCCGCTGCCAGGGTTCTTGCCTTACCGGAATGGAGAATTATTTTTCTCCATATGGTTCCCAATGCCATGGCTCCCGTATTGGTTTCCGCCACCATCAGTGTTGCAACGGCCATCCTCACGGAATCTGCCCTGAGCTTTCTGGGGTTCGGTGTACAGCCTCCTGATGCAACATGGGGTAATATTCTTTCAGATGGCAAGGGTTTTATATTTGACGCGCCATGGCTTTTCTTTATCCCGGGAATGGCAATTTTAGTGGTGGTACTGGCTTTTAACCTGGTCGGGGAAGGAATGAGGGAAGCCATTAATCCGAAACTTCAAAGAAATAATTAA